A window of Raineyella sp. W15-4 contains these coding sequences:
- a CDS encoding putative quinol monooxygenase, with the protein MTVVVTAVFHPLPGRKADLVTAMRAGIEAVHGEEGCELYAIHDAEDGTVTMIEKWASAEALDVHSRGAGVGVLNGDVAALIAEPTTVTRMTPLPMGTDGQGQL; encoded by the coding sequence ATGACCGTCGTCGTCACCGCCGTCTTCCATCCGCTCCCCGGCCGCAAGGCCGACCTGGTGACCGCCATGCGGGCCGGGATCGAGGCGGTCCACGGTGAGGAGGGTTGCGAGCTCTACGCGATCCACGACGCCGAGGACGGGACGGTCACCATGATCGAGAAGTGGGCGAGCGCGGAGGCGTTGGACGTGCACTCGCGGGGCGCGGGCGTCGGTGTCCTGAACGGTGACGTCGCGGCTCTGATCGCCGAGCCCACCACGGTCACGCGGATGACGCCGCTCCCGATGGGGACCGATGGACAGGGTCAGCTCTGA
- a CDS encoding SPFH domain-containing protein: MEWVLVPIIIAAILVAFLVVGSVRVVPQARRYIIERFGRYRATLQPGLNFIVPLVDRVNSRLDIREQVFTSPPQPVITEDNLVVNIDTVLYYQITEPRAAVYEVANYLQAIDQLTVTTLRNVIGSMDLERTLTSREEINAQLRTVLDDATGKWGIRVNRVEIKAIDPPPTIKEAMEKQMRAERDKRAAILHAEGERQSKILTAEGTRQQSILEAQGDQQAAILRADGEAKAIDLVFQAVHRNDADPKVLAYKYLEVLPQLAEGDNNTLWVIPGELTKAIQTVTEAFGDRSLAVPRPQNVETAGRPDAEPGEQGEQNDAGEGAPPALTAGAQPAYDVAPSAERVAEMARAAVDDARAEAAAAEREAPGGSVGL, encoded by the coding sequence CATTATCGCAGCGATCCTGGTGGCTTTCCTCGTCGTCGGGAGCGTACGGGTCGTGCCCCAGGCGCGCCGCTACATCATCGAGCGCTTCGGCCGCTACCGGGCGACGCTCCAGCCTGGCCTGAACTTCATCGTGCCGCTGGTCGACCGGGTCAACAGCCGGCTGGACATCCGTGAGCAGGTGTTCACCTCACCCCCGCAGCCGGTGATCACCGAGGACAATCTGGTGGTGAACATCGACACGGTGCTCTATTACCAGATCACCGAGCCGCGCGCCGCGGTCTACGAGGTGGCGAACTACCTGCAGGCCATCGATCAGCTCACCGTGACGACGCTGCGCAATGTGATCGGCAGCATGGACCTGGAGCGTACGTTGACCTCGCGGGAGGAGATCAACGCGCAGTTGCGTACGGTCCTCGACGACGCGACCGGCAAGTGGGGCATCCGGGTCAACCGGGTGGAGATCAAGGCCATCGACCCGCCGCCGACCATCAAGGAGGCGATGGAGAAGCAGATGCGGGCCGAGCGGGACAAGCGTGCGGCGATCCTGCATGCGGAGGGCGAGCGACAGTCGAAGATCCTCACTGCCGAGGGCACCCGACAGCAGTCGATCCTCGAGGCGCAGGGTGACCAGCAGGCCGCGATCCTGCGCGCCGACGGTGAGGCGAAGGCGATCGACCTGGTGTTCCAGGCCGTTCATCGCAACGACGCCGACCCGAAGGTGCTGGCGTACAAGTACCTCGAAGTGCTGCCTCAGCTCGCCGAGGGGGACAACAACACGCTGTGGGTCATCCCTGGTGAGCTGACCAAGGCGATCCAGACCGTCACCGAGGCGTTCGGCGACCGCTCCCTTGCCGTGCCCCGCCCACAGAACGTGGAGACCGCCGGCCGACCAGACGCGGAGCCCGGCGAGCAGGGCGAACAGAACGATGCGGGCGAAGGTGCCCCGCCCGCGTTGACCGCTGGGGCGCAGCCCGCCTACGATGTCGCTCCCTCCGCGGAGCGGGTGGCCGAGATGGCCCGCGCAGCGGTCGACGACGCCAGGGCCGAGGCAGCAGCGGCGGAGCGGGAGGCGCCCGGCGGGTCAGTCGGGCTGTAG
- a CDS encoding helix-turn-helix domain-containing protein encodes MADWTVETNFGPEHISIENGRGNPTLETLARLAAALGQKLVLQPD; translated from the coding sequence GTGGCCGATTGGACCGTGGAGACCAACTTTGGGCCGGAACACATATCAATCGAGAATGGGCGCGGCAATCCGACTCTCGAGACCCTCGCACGCCTCGCCGCAGCACTCGGCCAGAAGCTGGTGCTACAGCCCGACTGA
- a CDS encoding ABC transporter permease, producing MTTAPLLLTVRRNWRGFRATWARWTAIVVLLTIGLGVVVGLLTSATATLRGIDRGARAGQLADGTVITEVPLTTGQLADAEAVGARIAATPYVDVPGRSGGVDTTVRAFRSDQALSRPTLDTGTLPAGPGEVMVEKQHAAAHGLRVGDTVTVDGRPLRISGIGSLPDYALASPQLGQTSDPARFALMVLTPPAFEALAAAHPRDVVSAYGYRLAGATEAQLREHLQQIPLDPQRAADPYVARAVAAAGQAGVPLEYPVMSLFLPAHDNPRITGAVDDARTTSVVTLVTTVLMMLLVAYVLGEFSRDRILRDAVVIGTQTAMGTSGSALLRYYLVLPVAITALGSLLGTILGRQLAPSLDIVTGYYSFPAVPVEPSAQIVAAAIGVPVGVVALVNVVVVRRALSRPAQELLRPQVMASPLLPLRLERLSFVTMFRLRQALRTVGSYLLIVAGLFLCTLLMVFGLGMRSSMNSYLDRAETDLSFHDYYTLRFPDLARLPADAHPAVAVPMQVLGDDGRPGKTLTVLGVPADNPYFPAVVSGLGEHELVLSRAAAQKYQLGVGDTIALSDGTTLNWAFRIVGIADYTTGAFGFTTPAHAQALLDPAIPVAAERMSAADGGANVAYYNALFADHPLDLDPDRVATHSTRQEMLAGVATFNALLSRIVTLVTGSSMLILVVVLYVLIRMVVARQRYSISLLKALGYSDRQVGRLYLDNYLWLVVGSMALAIPVSVAIMSQVWRLMTSHLPIGIPFLVTPGDVAVMAGLALGAYAVVRLATSQDTRSVSVTEVLKFRE from the coding sequence GACCGTGGCGCCCGCGCCGGGCAGCTCGCCGACGGTACGGTGATCACCGAGGTCCCGCTGACGACCGGCCAACTTGCCGACGCCGAGGCCGTGGGTGCCCGGATCGCGGCCACCCCGTACGTGGATGTGCCCGGCCGCTCGGGCGGGGTGGACACGACCGTCCGGGCGTTCCGCTCCGACCAGGCGCTCAGCCGGCCCACCCTCGACACCGGCACACTGCCGGCCGGCCCCGGCGAGGTGATGGTCGAGAAGCAACACGCGGCCGCCCACGGTCTCCGGGTGGGGGACACGGTCACGGTGGACGGCCGCCCGCTGCGGATCAGCGGGATCGGCAGCCTGCCCGACTACGCACTGGCCAGCCCCCAACTCGGCCAGACCAGTGACCCGGCACGGTTCGCCCTGATGGTGCTGACGCCTCCCGCCTTCGAGGCGCTGGCGGCGGCGCACCCGCGCGATGTGGTGTCGGCGTACGGCTACCGGCTGGCCGGAGCCACCGAGGCCCAGCTGCGCGAGCACCTGCAGCAGATCCCGCTCGACCCCCAGCGGGCCGCCGATCCGTACGTCGCGCGGGCCGTGGCGGCGGCCGGACAGGCGGGGGTGCCACTGGAATATCCGGTGATGTCGCTGTTCCTGCCGGCCCACGACAACCCCCGGATCACCGGAGCCGTCGATGATGCGCGCACCACCTCGGTGGTCACGCTGGTGACGACGGTGCTGATGATGCTGCTCGTCGCGTACGTCCTCGGGGAGTTCTCCCGGGACCGGATCCTGCGCGACGCGGTGGTCATCGGGACGCAGACGGCGATGGGGACCAGCGGATCCGCTCTGCTGCGCTACTACCTGGTCCTGCCGGTGGCCATCACCGCGCTCGGCTCGCTGCTGGGGACGATCCTGGGCCGCCAGTTGGCGCCGTCGCTGGACATCGTCACCGGCTACTACTCGTTCCCGGCCGTCCCGGTCGAGCCGTCCGCGCAGATCGTGGCCGCGGCCATCGGGGTCCCGGTCGGCGTAGTGGCGCTGGTGAACGTCGTGGTCGTGCGCCGCGCCCTGAGCCGCCCGGCCCAGGAGCTGCTGCGTCCCCAGGTGATGGCGAGCCCGTTGCTGCCGCTGCGCCTGGAACGGCTGTCGTTCGTGACGATGTTCCGGCTCCGGCAGGCGCTGCGGACGGTGGGCAGCTACCTGCTGATCGTGGCCGGTCTCTTCCTGTGCACGCTGCTGATGGTGTTCGGGCTGGGGATGCGCAGCTCGATGAACAGCTATCTGGACCGGGCCGAGACCGACCTCAGCTTCCACGACTACTACACGCTGCGGTTCCCCGACCTGGCTCGGCTGCCCGCCGACGCCCATCCTGCCGTCGCGGTCCCGATGCAGGTGCTCGGCGATGACGGGCGGCCGGGGAAGACGCTGACCGTCCTCGGGGTGCCGGCCGACAACCCGTACTTCCCGGCCGTGGTGAGCGGGCTGGGGGAGCACGAGCTGGTGTTGTCCCGGGCGGCGGCCCAGAAGTACCAGCTCGGCGTGGGGGACACGATCGCGCTCAGCGACGGCACCACGCTCAACTGGGCCTTCCGGATCGTGGGGATCGCCGACTACACCACCGGCGCCTTCGGCTTCACCACTCCCGCCCACGCCCAGGCGCTGCTGGACCCGGCGATCCCCGTCGCCGCCGAACGGATGAGCGCCGCCGACGGGGGAGCGAACGTCGCGTACTACAACGCGCTGTTCGCCGACCATCCGCTGGACCTCGACCCCGACCGGGTGGCCACCCACAGCACGCGCCAGGAGATGCTGGCGGGCGTCGCCACCTTCAATGCGCTGCTGTCCCGCATCGTCACGCTGGTCACCGGGTCGTCGATGCTCATCCTGGTCGTGGTGCTGTACGTGCTCATCCGGATGGTCGTCGCCCGGCAGCGGTACTCGATCTCCCTGCTGAAGGCCCTCGGCTACAGCGACCGCCAGGTCGGCCGGCTCTACCTCGACAACTATCTGTGGCTGGTGGTCGGCAGCATGGCCCTGGCCATCCCCGTCTCGGTGGCGATCATGAGCCAGGTCTGGCGGCTGATGACCAGCCACCTGCCGATCGGCATCCCGTTCCTCGTCACGCCGGGTGACGTCGCGGTGATGGCCGGGCTGGCGCTGGGGGCGTACGCGGTCGTACGACTCGCCACCTCCCAGGACACCCGGTCGGTGTCGGTCACCGAGGTGCTGAAGTTCCGGGAGTGA
- a CDS encoding DNA alkylation repair protein, with protein sequence MTETSVADVMAELADLADPKIREVNERHGDDHGVNLTKLRAVAKRLKIQPDLARRLWVTGDSAARLLALSPRWYAGRRRSPSA encoded by the coding sequence GTGACGGAGACGTCGGTGGCCGACGTGATGGCGGAACTGGCCGACCTCGCGGACCCGAAGATCCGTGAGGTCAACGAGCGCCACGGTGACGACCACGGCGTCAACCTCACCAAGCTCCGGGCCGTGGCGAAGCGGCTGAAGATCCAGCCGGATCTTGCTCGCCGACTGTGGGTGACCGGCGACAGCGCGGCCCGGCTGCTGGCACTATCACCGAGATGGTACGCCGGCAGGAGGAGAAGTCCTAGTGCGTGA